The Bacillus sp. Bos-x628 genome segment TGTCAATCCTTTGTAAATGGTGTCAATATTCCATTTCATCATTTTGTAATAGCTGTCTCCATCTTCGCCTTGTTTTCCAATTGAGTCGGTGAATACTTTTCCTTTGATCGGAACCCCAGTTTCCTCAGAAAGGCTCTCAAGGCTGCGCCTATCTACACTTGTTTCAAGAAATAGAGCGGGTACACGATGGTCTTTGACGAAATGAATGATTCGTTTCATTTGACCAGGTGTTCCTTCGCTTTCTGTATTGATCTCCCAAATGTAACCGGCAGTCAGACCATACGCATCTGCAAAATACTTAAATGCACCCTCACTTGTCACAAGCAATTTTCGGTCATCTGGTAGCTGACTATATTTCTCTTTTGCTTCATCATGAAGCGCTTGGAGCTTCTTGATATAGGCTGCCGCATTTTTTTTGTAGTCTTCTTTATGGGCTGGGTCCGCTTTTATGAGTGCATCTCGGGCATTCTTGGCATATATGATGCCATTTTCGACATTCAGCCATGCATGGGGGTCTTGCTGACTTTTCAGCCCTGCTGAAGATAAATGCTTCACTGTGACGCCCTTGCTCAGTTCTGCTACTGGTGCATCACCTCCATCCTTTCCGCTTGATTCGAGAAGCTTTTGAAACCAGCCGTTCCCTGTTTCGAGGTTTAAGCCATTATATAGAACAAGGTCTGCATCCGCCGTATGCTGAACATCCTTTGGCAGTGGATCGAATTCATGTGGGTCAGTACCGATTGGCACTATGCTGTGAATAGAGACATGCTGCCTGCCTACTTCTTTCACTATGTCATAAAGAATGGAGTAGGTCGTCACAACTTTTAATTTGCCATCATCTTTGCCGGAATGATGATTCTTTGTCGAACAACCCGTGATCACTATAAGGGCAAGTAATACTGCTGTCAAACGGATTGCAAATACCTTCTTCATATATGTCCTCCTTTTACATAGACGCTTCCTTTTTCAACTGCGTTCGTTTTCGTTTCGATTTTAATGATCTCCATAAAATTCCCTGCTTTGGTGAAAAGATAAATGCACAGCCAAACAAAATGGTGGACACCAAAACGATGGATGCGCCAGAAGACAAGTTATACGTAAAGCTAAGGCCAAGTCCTGCTACAGCAGAAATGGACCCGAAAAAGGCAGATAAATAAATCATGATCCATAATCGATCGGTTAGAAGGTAAGCAGTGGCTGCTGGTGTGATGAGCATGGCCACAACAAGAATGATTCCGACAGTTTGCAGTGAAGCAACTGTCACAAGCGTCAATAATGTCATGAGAAAGTAATGAATCATCCGATTCGGTAAACCATAGACGGATGAAATCACCGGATCAAAAGAACTAATGAGCAGTTCTTTGTAGAACATGATGACTGCTAACAAAATAAAGATGCCAATTCCAAGGGTAATCCACATATCAGATGACCGAACAGCTAGTACGTTTCCAAACAAGATATGATATAAATCGCTAGAGCTTTTCAAAAACGTAATTAAAATAATCCCGATTGAAAAAAAAGCGGTGAATACAATGCCAATGGCGGAATCATTTTTAATGCGGCTGTTTTGACTGACATATCCAATGCCAATGGCGGTTAACACACCAGTTAAGACGGCTCCGAAAAAGAAGTTAATTCCAAGCATATAGGAGATGGCCACACCAGGCAGCACGGCATGAGAAATGGCATCTCCCATCAGGGCCATGCCGCGTAAAATGATAAAGCAGCCGATGACGCCGCAAATGATGCCCACCATGACGGATGTAAATAATGCCTTTTGTAAAAACGCATATTCAAAAAGTCCGGTTAAAAAATCCATTACACGTCTCCTCCTGCTGTTTTTAAGAATGGAAGTTGCGTTTCATACGCCTTCAGCATAACCTCTGGACGAAGGATGTCGTGTACGTGTCCCGCTTTAATCAGTTTTTGATTTAAAAGAACGAGGTGGCTGAAATAATCATCGGCCTTGCTTAAATCATGGTGTACGACAAGAATTGTTTTCCCCTCATCACGTAATTCCTTCAAAATGCGAATCATCGTTTCTTCACTTGCCATATCAATCCCTACAAAAGGTTCATCTAAACAAAAGAGCTGTGCGTTTTGAGCAAGCGCTCTTGCCAGAAAGACTCGTTGTTGCTGTCCACCGGATAATTCGCCAATTTGTCTTTTGGCAAAGTCCTGCATCCCCACTTTTTCTAAGCAATGGTATGCATAGGCTCGGTCTTCTTTTTTAGGTCGTTTCATGAGTCCGAGCTTTGGATATGTTCCAAGCAGGACTGTATCAAGTACATGAATAGGGAAAGTCCAGTCTAGGTCGTTTCTCTGTGGTACATATGCGATTTGTTTTCTGACTTGTTTAAAGGGTTGGTCAAAAAAATGAATATGCCCTTGATCTTTTTCAATTAAATCCAAACATGCTTTCAATAAAGTCGATTTACCGGCACCATTTGGACCAATGATCCCTGTCATCGTTCCCTCCTGAATGGAAAGAGAGACGTTTTCTAATGCATCCTGTCCGTGATATGAGACATATAGACGGTCGATTGTTAAAGCATTTGACATCTTTTGCGGCTCCTTTCAATCATCATTGCGTTTCTTCAATATATGACTGAATTAAATAATTTTGACTAAAGGATGAAATGATTCTCATGCGCCAATTTGTTTCCTTTGGCAAACTTTTATTTTATTCTAAGCGTATGTCCTTGTTTTGTAAAGAGATATGAATGAACGTTCTCATATTATGTAGGGAGAAAAGGGGATGAGCATGGATGTCATTAAAAAGGGCAGTAATAAACCATTCATTTGCCGATAAATGATTGACAACATGCGACAATACCTCATATAATAAGGGTAATTCAATAAATGAATATGTGCTCATATATAATATTTAATGAGGTTGTTAAGTTTAATTGAATCAGGGGAAGCTACTTATATAGAAAAAGGTGAGAACATGAAGATAACGAAGCAAGAATACGTATTAAACGGTCTTGATTGCGGAAACTGTGCGCGAAAAATTGAAACAGGTGTCAGCAAATTAGATGGTATTAAAACATGTTCAATTAATTTTGCGACAGGTACTTTAACAGTAACACATGGCGATACACAAGAAACGATGTCAGAACGTATTGAAAAAACGGTTCAATCTATTGAACCTCATGTGAGTGTTTCACCGAAAGAAGCAGGACACCAGCATGATCATGGAACAAAGCATTTGAAGTCCATCGTGTGTAAATTAATCGGTGGTGCTGTCATTGGAATAACTGCCTATCTTATACCAGAAGACGGGTGGCTGCAGTTTGTCATGTTTTTGGCTGCGTACTTATTAGTTGGTGGTGACGTGGTCTTTAAAGCTTTGAGGAATATCGTACGCGGTCAAGTATTTGATGAAAACTTCTTAATGACCATTGCAACTGTTGGGGCTTTTATCATTCATCAATACCCAGAGGCACTTGCTGTCATGTTGTTTTACCAAATCGGTGAGCTTTTCCAAGGAGCGGCTGTCAATCGATCAAGACGTTCCATTAGTGAATTAATGATGATTCGTCCAGAATATGCGAACCTCAAAGTGGAAAATGAGACGATAAAAGTGAAGCCGGAAGAAGTATCGGTTGGTGATCGTATCATTGTGAAACCAGGTGAAAAAATTCCGCTAGACGGATTGGTGATGGAAGGCTTTTCTCTCGTTGATACCTCTGCATTAACAGGTGAATCGGTTCCAAGAGATGTGGAAGCAGGGAAAGAAGTCCTTGCTGGATTTGTGAATCAAAATGGTATTCTTGAGATTGAAGTGCAAAAAGAGTTGAGCGAATCGGCTGTGACGAAGATTCTAGATTTGGTCGAAAATGCAAGTAGCCGAAAGGCACAAACTGAAAACTTCATCACAAAGTTTGCGAAATATTATACACCGGCTGTTGTTGTGCTCGCATTGTTGCTTGCCTTTGTACCGCCTCTTATGATTCCGTCAGCACAATTGTCTGAATGGGTTTATCGTGCACTTGTCTTTCTTGTGATCTCTTGTCCTTGTGCGCTTGTCGTATCCATCCCATTAGGATTTTTTGGAGGTATCGGGGCAGCATCGAAACGAGGAATACTAGTAAAAGGTAGTAACTATCTGGAAGCACTTCACTCTGTTCGTTATGCAGTGTTTGACAAAACAGGCACACTCACAAAAGGAAACTTCACAGTGACACATATTGCAGCACATGAGAAGTGGTCTGAAGAGGAGCTCTTGGCTTTTGCGGCTCTAGCAGAAGCACATTCTTCCCATCCGATTGCGGAGTCGATCAAAGCTGCTTACGGTTCATCTCTTGATGAGAGCCGCATAGAAGCCTACGAGGACATTGCGGGTCATGGAATTAAAGCCATCATCAGTGGCGTCCATGTTTTAGCCGGAAATGATCGCCTGATGGAACGAGAAGGCATTGCTTTTGAGAAAGAAAAACGAAACGGAACCGTTGTTTATTTGGCGGTTGACGGAAAGTTTGCTGGATCTATTTTGATTTCTGATGAATTAAAGGATGATGCGATAGAGACTGTTTCTGCATTGAAGCAGTTAGGCATAAAAACGATTATGCTCACTGGTGATTCAAACCAAGTAGGGACTGCGGTGGCCCAGCAAATTGGGATTGACGAAGTGCACACAGAACTACTGCCTCAGGATAAAGTGGCGAAAATTGAAGAAATTGATCAGCAAAAAGCACCTCATGAAACATTACTATTTGTCGGTGACGGCATTAATGATACCCCAGTTTTAGCGAGAGCAGATATTGGGATTGCCATGGGTGGACTCGGGTCAGATGCAGCTGTGGAAGCGGCTGACATCGTCATTATGACGGACCAACCATCAAAGGTTGTTGAAGCGATCGGTGTTGCTAAAAGAACTAGAGCCATTGTTTGGCAAAATATTGCATTTGCTCTTGGCGTCAAAGGGGTCTTCTTATTGCTTGGCGCATTCGGTATTGCAACCATGTGGGAAGCCGTTTTTTCTGATGTTGGTGTGACTGTACTGGCAGTTTTAAATGCCATGAGGGTCATGAAATAAAATTGTAAGGAAAAATTCAAGATACCGTCTTTTATAATAGAGACCCTCTTGTTAAAATAGAAGAAGTTGGATAATGGCATTTTCCCAAGCTGTTATCCTTTTTCCGCTTCTAAAGGAATGAAAAAGATAAGGTAGGTGCTTTTGTGAGTAAAAAAAATCAATCTTCATCCATTAAGTTTGCCGTTATATTAACCATCATCGCAGCCCTTCTCATTGGCATTTTTGTTATCATTGGCAACAATAATAGTCAGCAAGCACAAACAGTTGACAGTAAACCTTCAATTGATGGGCAGCCTATCATGGGAGACAAAAACGCAACCGTACAAATCGTCGAGTTTGGGGACTACAAATGCCCATCATGTAAAGCATTTGAAAAGGACATTTTCCCAAAATTGAAAGCAGACTACATAGATAATGGCGATGTGTCATTTTCATTTATTAACTTTCCTTTACCTGTTCATGGAAAAGGCGCCGTATTAGCTGCACTTGCATCAGAGGAAGTGTGGAAAGAGGACCCAGATAACTTCTGGAAGTTTCACGAATCTGTATATGATGCTCAACCAGATAGTGAAGCAGAATGGGTCACACCTGCTAAGTTGACAGAATTGGCCAAAAAGACGACAAAGATCAATACGGACAAGCTAAAAGAAAACTTATCGAAGAAAACGTATCAACCACAGTTGAATACAGATGATCAATTGGTGAATCAGTTAAAAGTAAACGCAACACCAACGGTTTTCATTAACAATAAACAAGTCCAAAACTTTTATGATTATGATGAAATCAAAGAGTTAATTGACCAAGAGCGAAAAGGGAAAAAATCATGAAAAATAAGCTTGTTTGCTTATACAGCGCTTGGATCGTTTCTATTGTTGCGACGATGAGCAGTCTGTATTTAAGTGAAGTGAAGAAATTTATCCCGTGTGATCTGTGCTGGTTTCAGCGCATCTTCATGTACCCGCTCGTGCTTTTATTAGGAATGGCCACTTTCCGTGGGGATGTTAAAGTAAAATATTACGTCCTTCCTTTAGCTGTGATCGGTGCCTGCTTTTCCATCTATCATTATATGGAACAAAAGATAACAGGTTTTGCATCAATCAGACCTTGCCTGAGCGGTATTCCTTGTTCTTTTGATTATCTAAACTGGTTTGGTTTTATCACCATTCCTCTATTAGCTCTCATTGCATTTATTCTTATCATCATCAGTATGCTGTTATTAAATGCAAAACAAGATTAAATGAGCAAGCCTACTTTTTATTAGAGAAAGTAGGCTGATTTTTATTTTTGGAAAAAGATAAAATTAAAGAATATTTGTATTGCTTTTCAGGAGGTTCAGATATACATTAAGTGTGTAAGATGATCAGTCAATGTTAAGGAGATAAGCGGAAAATGGCATGGGAAGTCTTAAGTATGATTGGGATTGTGGCATTTGCTATTAGTGGCGCTATAGTCGCAATGGAAGAAGAATACGATATGCTTGGTGTGTACATTTTAGGGATCGTCACTGCCTTTGGCGGGGGAGCGATTCGCAATTTATTAATAGGTCTACCGGTATCAGCTTTATGGTCACAGGGAAAGATGTTCTCCATTGCTCTTGTTTCGATTACGATTGTGTTTCTATTTCCAAAGCTGCTGTTAAAGCATTGGAGCAAATGGGGGAACTTCTCGGATGCGATCGGCTTAGCAGCCTTTACGATTCAAGGGGCGTTATTTGCAGTCCAAAGAGGGCTTCCACTTAGTGCAGTCATTGTGGCTGCTATTTTGACTGGAAGCGGCGGCGGTATTGTACGTGACCTATTAGCAGGACGTAAGCCGCTTATCCTGAAAGCAGAGATTTATGCAGTATGGGCAGCGCTTGGCGGCTTATTCGTTGGACTTGGTTTCGCCCAAGGTGAGCTGGGCCTTTATCTTCTGTTTGTCATCCTCGTTACATGCCGAGTTTGTTCCTATCTATTCAAATGGCGTCTTCCTGCTAGATCTTACTTTTTCAATAAAGGGTAAAAAAAGAGGGCCGAGGCGTCCTCTTTTTTGTTTGAGCCTGTGAAAACACTGTATCAGATGTTGTTTTAAAACCAAGCCATCCATGTCATTTGTCAAACAACAGGAGTGCAGACAGTTCCACGCAATGTTCAAAATGAGTCCATTCAAAACAGGTGTGTGGGTCATTTGTAAAGGCGTTGAATTTGATGCAGTCATCATTGCAAATAGGTGAAGAGAATTTTATAAAAATGGCATGATCGAAAGCTGTTTATGAGAGCCATGCAAGAGTTCTATATATGCGTAAACGGTGAAAGGGGCCCATTTTTTGCCAAAATTCCGACATGATATTATCAATCATTTTATTAGAATAGTAACGCTAAGAGCTAATGAATGTTCAAATGCTCACATCTTAGTGTAAAATAAAAAGATCATACACCTGCCGATATATCGGCAGGGATCACAATTTTGGTGTACGGCTTTTGAATCAAGTGGGCTGAAAATTGTGTTCAGCCTATTTGTGGTGTGACTGGATGCTGAAGCAGTTTTGCGGAAACCTGTGAAAGGGAAACATATTTATTGTTGTTACAGAGGATATCTATATGTGTGATCAGAATATCTTTTTTGAAGATATTTAAGTCATTCCATATTAAAAAATACCAAAGCGTTTAGATCAGTACAACCATGGGAATAGAGCCACTCCATTATGAGATACAGGAGGTTTTAAACTAGTGGAGATTTTTTTAGCGGTGCTTGTATTACTTGCACTCATTGCATCATCGAATATTATTAATCGTTTTGTACCCTTTATTCCAGTCCCGCTAATTCAAGTGGGTTTAGGAATTTTGGTCGCAGCTTTTCCTTCAGGTTTACATATTTCTTTAAATCCTGAGCTATTCTTCGTTTTATTTATTGCCCCGCTGTTATTTAATGACGGGAAGCGTACCCCAAGGGATGAGCTTTGGAAATTAAGAGCGCCCATTTTGCTTTTAGCGCTTGGCTTAGTCTTTGCTACGGTCATTGTAGCAGGATATACCATTCATTGGATGATCCCAAGCATCCCGCTACCCGCTGCATTTGCTCTAGCAGCCATTTTATCACCAACAGATGTGGTAGCCGTTAGCGCCTTATCCAGTCGTGTGAATATGCCAAAAGGCATTATGAGGCTGCTGGAGGGTGAGGGGCTGATGAATGACGCATCAGGACTTGTGGCCTTTAAATTTGCCATTGCAGCAACTGTGACCGGTGCTTTTTCTATTGCGCAGGCTTCCTTTAGTTTTGTATTGATTGCCGCTGGCGGTTTATTGACTGGATTTATTTTATCCTTCTTTTTCATACGTTTTCGTTATTTCCTTCGCCGCTTAGGAATGGATGATGTCACCATGCACATTATCTTGCAAATTTTAACGCCATTTGTGATTTATTTAGCAGCTGAAGAAATTGGCGTTTCAGGGATTTTAGCTGTTGTTGCAGGCGGGGTGGCGCATGCAATTGAGCAGGACCGGATAGAAGCGAATTTAGCAAAGCTACAGATTGCTTCTACGAATACATGGAATATCATTTTATTTATTTTAAACGGACTTGTTTTCGTCTTGCTTGGATTACAAATTCCTGATGTATCCACAGTGATTTTCCAAGATGAAGCGTTTAATAACATGCAGGTCATCTGTTACATTTTAATCATTACACTTTGCCTGATGGTTTTGAGATTCTTATGGGTGTGGCTGTTCTGGGCAGGCAATTGGAGTGCAATCAAAAAGCAGCATGTGAAAAAGCAAAAACTTCGCGCATCGATACTGATGACATTCTCAGGTGTCCGCGGTGCCGTCACATTAGCCGGTGCATTTTCAATCCCCTTTACACTAGCTGATGGGTCACCATTCCCTGAGCGGCATTTGATTATTTTCCTCGCAGCAGGCGTGATTTTATGCACACTCATTTTAGCTAGTGTGTTATTGCCTCTTTTATCTGAGAAAAAAGATAAGCAAGTAGATGTGGACACTGATACAAAAATCCAGCACGCAAAACGGAAGCTTTTGAGAAGTGCCATAAAAACATTAAAAGAGGGAATGAATGAAGACAATCGAGAAGTGTCTCTAGCTGTCATCAATGAATACCGGATGAAGCTGAGAAATATTCAACGTGAACCTTATCAATTCGGGATGAGGAAACAAGAAAGAAAAATTAGACTGCATGGGATTAAAGCAGAGCAGATGAAACTACAGCAATTAATTGATGAAGAGAAAATTGACCAAGAAGAAGCCTATGAGCTTCAAGAGAGATTTCATGAACTTGAGATGCTATATTCCAATTCCTTTAAGATTCGTTTTTCGAAAGTCAAGTTTTTGCGGCTTCTTCAATGGCTACACTTATGGCGGCCTCATGAGCGTATTTCAAGCGGCATATTAGAAAACGAAGAGTCGTACAAACAGATACGCAAGAAAACAGCTGAAGCTGCAATTGAATCAATCAAAAAACATATGACAGATGACAATAAACAAACATGTCATCGGGTCATTGGCTTCTACAATCAAGTCATCTTCCGTTGTGAACATGGCCCGTCATTCTTTCAGCAGAGAGATCGTGCATTTGACCGTAAGAAAAAGGAGTTAAATTTCAAAGCAGTACAGTCCATTCGTAACGAAATCCAAACCTTATATGAAAATGGGGAGATCAATCGTGATATAGCCCACCATTTAAGAGAGTATATCAATGATATGGAGGCTGTTTTATTGACCAATACATGATGTTGTCATTCCTCGTCCATGTTTTAAGATGAAGGAAAAGAAGACACAGGGGGAGAAAGATGATGGTATATTATGGAGCAATTGAAGCAGGGGGTACAAAGTTTTGTTGTGCGATAGGAAATGAGCACGGAGAGATTGTTGAAGAATTAACCATTCCAACCGAGCATCCAGAGAAAACATTAAGACAGCTCATTCCATTCTTTCAAACATATCCAATTGAAGCATTAGGGGTCGGCTCATTTGGTCCAATCTGTGTCAAAGAGGGTGATTCTTCTTACGGTTATATCATGAATACACCGAAAATAGAGTGGAAGCACTACCCATTGATTCCGGAGTTAGAAAAACAATTAGGGGTGCCTGTTTCCTTTACAACAGATGTGAATGCAGCAGCATTAGGTGAACTAACAAAAGGTGCGGCACAAGGATTAACAAGCTGTATTTATATCACAGTGGGCACCGGTATTGGTGCTGGGGCTATTGTGAAAGGTGAGTTACTGCACGGTCATTCACATCCAGAGATGGGCCATATACTGGTGAGGCATCATGCGTCTGATTCATTTGCAGGTGTCTGCCCCGCACATGGTTCGTGCTTAGAGGGGCTTGCATCTGGACCAGCAATTGAGAAGAGGTGGGGAAAGCCTGCTAAAGAGCTGGGCGAGCAAGAAGCAGTATGGGCACTTGAAGCTGATTATTTAGCGCAGGCATTGATGCAATACACCCTCATCTTAAGCCCAGAGCGCATCATAATGGGTGGCGGTGTGATGAATCAACAGCAATTATTCCCGCTTATCCGAGAAAAGCTTGCTTTTTATTTAAATGACTATGTGGACCTACCGCCGCTTGATACATATATTGTATCTCCGGGACTTGGGGACAAGGCAGGGTTGACAGGTGCTTTGCTTTTAGCAATGGAAAGAAAAGCGAACTGCTCACAATAGAGTTTTTATTCTCAACATGAGATAATGAAATAGATGGAATCTATGAAAAAGGTGGTTGTTAAAATGGTTAAAAGCTTGAATGATACCGTAACACTAAATAACGGAGTGGAAATGCCTTGGTTTGGTTTAGGTGTATTCAAAGTGGAGGACGGCAATCAAGTGGTAGATGCCGTAAAAGCAGCCATACGAAATGGATATCGAAGCATTGATACGGCAGCAGTTTATAAAAATGAGACAGGTGTAGGGAAAGCCATTAAAGAATCGGGCGTCAAACGAGAAGAGTTATTCATTACATCTAAAGTATGGAACACCGACCAAGGCTATGACAACACACTAGCTGCCTTTGACGCAAGCTTGAATCGATTGGGGCTTGATTACTTAGATCTCTATTTAATTCATTGGCCCGGACCAAATGCAGACACTTTTAAAGATACATGGCGTGCGCTTGAGAAGCTTTATAAGGATGGGAAAGTAAGAGCCATTGGTGTGAGTAATTTCTATATTCATCATTTAGAAGAGCTGTTAAAAGATGCAGCAGTTGTACCAGCAGTCGACCAAGTGGAGTTTCATCCGAAGCTGACATTGCAAGAGCTGCGGCAATACGCAAAGGAAAAAGGTATACAAATTGAAGCATGGTCTCCGCTCATGCAAGGCAAGCTGCTAGATCATGACGTGCTGAAGGAAATCGCATCACGCTACAATAAATCCGTCGCACAAGTCATTTTACGATGGGATCTGCAAAGCGGCGTGGTAACCATCCCAAAATCAATCAATGAAGAACGCATTAAACAAAATGCAGATATTTTTGATTTCGAGCTTTCTCAAGAAGACATGGAAAAAATCGACGCATTAAACAATAACGAGCGAGTCGGCTCTAACCCAGATACCATGACTGTTGGGTTTGAGTGAATCATTGAATAGAATCATTCTTAAAACACCTTTCAATAGCTATAGGAGTTAAATACTCTGAATGACTATTTGAAAGGTGTTTTTTGTTTTATAGATAACACGCTGTTAAAATCACCTTAAAATGATTTAAATAAAAAATTTGTATTAGTTTGTTATTTAGAACAATTGTTTTTGAATTGGTCGTTTTATGTCGAAGTTTTATTTTATCTGGGTTGATGTATATGAGCTATTATTTTTTGACTTCTAATGTTGTGTCCCCACTATTTAATAGGGGGACATTATGGCGTGCGGCTACGCACAGCCAGCAACATGAAAAAGGATAGGATGACAATACAAATCGTCCAAGCCCAAGCAAGTTCCATTCGGCCAGAATCAATGGCAACATAGATTGCTGTTGGGAGTGTTTGTGTTTTTCCTGGAATGTTGCCGGCAAACATGAAGGTAGCACCAAATTCTCCAAGGGCTCTCGCAAAGCTTA includes the following:
- a CDS encoding metal ABC transporter substrate-binding protein; amino-acid sequence: MKKVFAIRLTAVLLALIVITGCSTKNHHSGKDDGKLKVVTTYSILYDIVKEVGRQHVSIHSIVPIGTDPHEFDPLPKDVQHTADADLVLYNGLNLETGNGWFQKLLESSGKDGGDAPVAELSKGVTVKHLSSAGLKSQQDPHAWLNVENGIIYAKNARDALIKADPAHKEDYKKNAAAYIKKLQALHDEAKEKYSQLPDDRKLLVTSEGAFKYFADAYGLTAGYIWEINTESEGTPGQMKRIIHFVKDHRVPALFLETSVDRRSLESLSEETGVPIKGKVFTDSIGKQGEDGDSYYKMMKWNIDTIYKGLTS
- a CDS encoding metal ABC transporter permease, yielding MDFLTGLFEYAFLQKALFTSVMVGIICGVIGCFIILRGMALMGDAISHAVLPGVAISYMLGINFFFGAVLTGVLTAIGIGYVSQNSRIKNDSAIGIVFTAFFSIGIILITFLKSSSDLYHILFGNVLAVRSSDMWITLGIGIFILLAVIMFYKELLISSFDPVISSVYGLPNRMIHYFLMTLLTLVTVASLQTVGIILVVAMLITPAATAYLLTDRLWIMIYLSAFFGSISAVAGLGLSFTYNLSSGASIVLVSTILFGCAFIFSPKQGILWRSLKSKRKRTQLKKEASM
- a CDS encoding metal ABC transporter ATP-binding protein: MSNALTIDRLYVSYHGQDALENVSLSIQEGTMTGIIGPNGAGKSTLLKACLDLIEKDQGHIHFFDQPFKQVRKQIAYVPQRNDLDWTFPIHVLDTVLLGTYPKLGLMKRPKKEDRAYAYHCLEKVGMQDFAKRQIGELSGGQQQRVFLARALAQNAQLFCLDEPFVGIDMASEETMIRILKELRDEGKTILVVHHDLSKADDYFSHLVLLNQKLIKAGHVHDILRPEVMLKAYETQLPFLKTAGGDV
- a CDS encoding heavy metal translocating P-type ATPase, translated to MKITKQEYVLNGLDCGNCARKIETGVSKLDGIKTCSINFATGTLTVTHGDTQETMSERIEKTVQSIEPHVSVSPKEAGHQHDHGTKHLKSIVCKLIGGAVIGITAYLIPEDGWLQFVMFLAAYLLVGGDVVFKALRNIVRGQVFDENFLMTIATVGAFIIHQYPEALAVMLFYQIGELFQGAAVNRSRRSISELMMIRPEYANLKVENETIKVKPEEVSVGDRIIVKPGEKIPLDGLVMEGFSLVDTSALTGESVPRDVEAGKEVLAGFVNQNGILEIEVQKELSESAVTKILDLVENASSRKAQTENFITKFAKYYTPAVVVLALLLAFVPPLMIPSAQLSEWVYRALVFLVISCPCALVVSIPLGFFGGIGAASKRGILVKGSNYLEALHSVRYAVFDKTGTLTKGNFTVTHIAAHEKWSEEELLAFAALAEAHSSHPIAESIKAAYGSSLDESRIEAYEDIAGHGIKAIISGVHVLAGNDRLMEREGIAFEKEKRNGTVVYLAVDGKFAGSILISDELKDDAIETVSALKQLGIKTIMLTGDSNQVGTAVAQQIGIDEVHTELLPQDKVAKIEEIDQQKAPHETLLFVGDGINDTPVLARADIGIAMGGLGSDAAVEAADIVIMTDQPSKVVEAIGVAKRTRAIVWQNIAFALGVKGVFLLLGAFGIATMWEAVFSDVGVTVLAVLNAMRVMK
- a CDS encoding thioredoxin domain-containing protein, which gives rise to MSKKNQSSSIKFAVILTIIAALLIGIFVIIGNNNSQQAQTVDSKPSIDGQPIMGDKNATVQIVEFGDYKCPSCKAFEKDIFPKLKADYIDNGDVSFSFINFPLPVHGKGAVLAALASEEVWKEDPDNFWKFHESVYDAQPDSEAEWVTPAKLTELAKKTTKINTDKLKENLSKKTYQPQLNTDDQLVNQLKVNATPTVFINNKQVQNFYDYDEIKELIDQERKGKKS
- a CDS encoding disulfide oxidoreductase — translated: MKNKLVCLYSAWIVSIVATMSSLYLSEVKKFIPCDLCWFQRIFMYPLVLLLGMATFRGDVKVKYYVLPLAVIGACFSIYHYMEQKITGFASIRPCLSGIPCSFDYLNWFGFITIPLLALIAFILIIISMLLLNAKQD
- a CDS encoding trimeric intracellular cation channel family protein, giving the protein MAWEVLSMIGIVAFAISGAIVAMEEEYDMLGVYILGIVTAFGGGAIRNLLIGLPVSALWSQGKMFSIALVSITIVFLFPKLLLKHWSKWGNFSDAIGLAAFTIQGALFAVQRGLPLSAVIVAAILTGSGGGIVRDLLAGRKPLILKAEIYAVWAALGGLFVGLGFAQGELGLYLLFVILVTCRVCSYLFKWRLPARSYFFNKG
- a CDS encoding Na+/H+ antiporter, yielding MEIFLAVLVLLALIASSNIINRFVPFIPVPLIQVGLGILVAAFPSGLHISLNPELFFVLFIAPLLFNDGKRTPRDELWKLRAPILLLALGLVFATVIVAGYTIHWMIPSIPLPAAFALAAILSPTDVVAVSALSSRVNMPKGIMRLLEGEGLMNDASGLVAFKFAIAATVTGAFSIAQASFSFVLIAAGGLLTGFILSFFFIRFRYFLRRLGMDDVTMHIILQILTPFVIYLAAEEIGVSGILAVVAGGVAHAIEQDRIEANLAKLQIASTNTWNIILFILNGLVFVLLGLQIPDVSTVIFQDEAFNNMQVICYILIITLCLMVLRFLWVWLFWAGNWSAIKKQHVKKQKLRASILMTFSGVRGAVTLAGAFSIPFTLADGSPFPERHLIIFLAAGVILCTLILASVLLPLLSEKKDKQVDVDTDTKIQHAKRKLLRSAIKTLKEGMNEDNREVSLAVINEYRMKLRNIQREPYQFGMRKQERKIRLHGIKAEQMKLQQLIDEEKIDQEEAYELQERFHELEMLYSNSFKIRFSKVKFLRLLQWLHLWRPHERISSGILENEESYKQIRKKTAEAAIESIKKHMTDDNKQTCHRVIGFYNQVIFRCEHGPSFFQQRDRAFDRKKKELNFKAVQSIRNEIQTLYENGEINRDIAHHLREYINDMEAVLLTNT
- a CDS encoding ROK family protein is translated as MVYYGAIEAGGTKFCCAIGNEHGEIVEELTIPTEHPEKTLRQLIPFFQTYPIEALGVGSFGPICVKEGDSSYGYIMNTPKIEWKHYPLIPELEKQLGVPVSFTTDVNAAALGELTKGAAQGLTSCIYITVGTGIGAGAIVKGELLHGHSHPEMGHILVRHHASDSFAGVCPAHGSCLEGLASGPAIEKRWGKPAKELGEQEAVWALEADYLAQALMQYTLILSPERIIMGGGVMNQQQLFPLIREKLAFYLNDYVDLPPLDTYIVSPGLGDKAGLTGALLLAMERKANCSQ
- a CDS encoding aldo/keto reductase, which produces MVKSLNDTVTLNNGVEMPWFGLGVFKVEDGNQVVDAVKAAIRNGYRSIDTAAVYKNETGVGKAIKESGVKREELFITSKVWNTDQGYDNTLAAFDASLNRLGLDYLDLYLIHWPGPNADTFKDTWRALEKLYKDGKVRAIGVSNFYIHHLEELLKDAAVVPAVDQVEFHPKLTLQELRQYAKEKGIQIEAWSPLMQGKLLDHDVLKEIASRYNKSVAQVILRWDLQSGVVTIPKSINEERIKQNADIFDFELSQEDMEKIDALNNNERVGSNPDTMTVGFE